The sequence ATCCTGGTTGATTTTTTCTCTAACAGACGCAATGACTTCCTCTCCTTGCAGAGGGTAGTAGGCAATCACCTCAGCTTGACCTTTTCGGAAATGGTCCTTCTGACTACCTGAGTTGAATTGCTGGTCCTTTTCGCTTTTTAGCGCTTCAATTTTTTGTTCGTAAGATTGCTTTTGTAGTAGCTTATAACCAATAGCACTCCCTAATAGAATCGTAGCAACTCCTAAGATTCCAACAAGGGAAAGCAATAGCCTTCTCGTTTTATCGTGAGAAACACGTTTCGCTCTATTTTTTTTCATATTTCCATCATATCAAATCGAGGCTATTATTTCAATGATAAACAAGAATTCTGATTTCTTTTTAGAAAAATAAAAAAGCTTAGAAATATCTAAGCTTCTCGTTTAGAAACGAATCGTTTCACGTGTTTTCTCATATGAAGTTACAAAACGGTTTGTGACTCCTGGTTCAGCAACTTCCAAGGCTTGTGAAATTTTTTCAAATGACGCCTGGTAGTCAAACTCTTTTTCAAAAATTTCAAGCGCTTCGTTGAAGGCCTCTTGGATACGCTCATCAAATGAACGGTAACGGTTTGAGTATTGGAGTAGTTGTTCAGTCAAGGTTGCATATTGAACGATATCATAGGTTTCTGTTTCAAGTGCTTCCATATCATTTGTTGCGACTTCAAGAATTCGTTTAACCGATTCAATATTCACTTGTGGTTGTTCTAACTCTGCCATCAAATCTTCTGTGTTATGACTTGCAGTAAAGAAAAGTTTCAAGAAACTTTGAGGAATACCTGGCAAGTTTCTCTTCTCCATGTAACGTTTGATAGTATGCAAACGGTTCACATAGACATTTGCTTTTTGGCGAGCATTGAGGTCGTCTTTTTCAATTTGCGCAAGTCGTTCGCTAACAGAGATTTGCTCATCCTCTATATCCTTGAGGTTGCTTTGAAGCATTTCCAACTGTTCTTCAAGAACAGAGAAGGCTTGAGTTGGCTCGCCTTGGTCTTCTGTTACCTCTAAGATAGCTGTATCAAGTGCAGCCAATTCTGCTTGAAGACGACGAACATGATTGCCATCACTTTCAGGAAGAAGGTAGGTTTTAGTCAAGCGTTCAAGGTCCTGAACAAGCACCTGATTATTTTCTTTCAAGTGGTTGAGATAAGTTGGTAATGTAGCAAGAAGACTTTCAACCACTTTTTGAGCTGCAATTTCACGAGTGAAGATATCATAAAGTGCGTTGATTTCTTCTTGGATGCGATTATTTTCATACTCTGCATTGTCCAATTCCAACTGACGAATATTTTCTTGATTATTTTTCAGAGATTCATGCAAAAGTTGGAAACGAGACTCGATATCTGTTTCTGTAAAGTGGTAGTTGGCATCCAACAGCTTGCGATAGCCTTCTTCCAAATCTGCCAATTGGTCTGGCAATTCCTTTGTCAAGGTTTCAACAAGAGCTGGAATTCGCTCAACGATGTGTGTCAAAGCAAGAATATGATTTTCAGTTGAATCAAGAATTGCTGCAGCTTCAACCGGGTCACCTGATGAATTTAGGGTAACAAATTGAGAGAATTCAGATTGGATGTTTTCCAATTGCTTCTCAATCTCAGGAAGGGCCTTACCATACTTCTCTGAATCTTCTGCAACGGTATGTTGAAGGGATTCAAACAAGTCCAAGGCATGAAGGACACGGCCACTATTCTTAGATTCTTGCTTTTCAAGTTCTGAGAGAGCATTGCGAATAGCAGCAATGTCTTCTTCAATCAAGCCGATTTGGCTCTCAATCTGATCAATCTTGTGTGTTGCCTTAAAGAAACGGAAAGAATTATTGTAGCTTTCAGCTTCAAAGAGGTGATTTTCGATATCAGCAAATGAGTTCAGAGATAAATCAACCCATTTTTGATTCCATTCACGGAAGGTCACCTGACTTTGACCAATCAAGTGCATGTTTTTAACGGCCTCAACCTCATCATTTACAGGAAGGTTGTAGAGTTCTTCTTTTCTTTCTTCAAGGGCCGTTAATCTGCTTACATTACGCTTACGTAAAAAGATAGCTGTTACATAAGCTAAGATCAGAATGACTGCAATTGCAACCATTAGATAAATTAGTTGTCCATTAGACATATCAAACTCCTTTTATACTAGAAACAATCGTAATGATTATATCATATTTTTTAAACCAAGGGAACTATTTCCCACATTTTTTAGACGTCAAGTGTACTGTAAACAGCGTTTTCTTCGATAAATTCGCGACGAGGTTCTACTCGATCTCCCATCAACATATCAAAGATTTTATCTGCTTCGGCAGCATCATCTACCGAAACACGCGCCATCAAGCGATGTTCAGGATCCATGGTTGTTTCCCACAATTGGTGGTCATCCATTTCTCCCAAACCTTTATAACGTTGGATGGTTGGTTTTGAACGCCCTTCACTGTGACGTGCTAAGGCTTCTTGGAGTTTAATTTCTTGATCTGCACCAGGTTGAATGTATTCTTTAATCTCACTTCCAACTTTAACCCCATAAATCGGTGGTTGGGCAATGTAGACATAACCAGCCTCTAAGATTGGTTTCATATAGCGATAAATCAAGGTTAGCAGGAGTGTTCGAATGTGGGCTCCATCAACATCGGCATCGGTCATCAAAACGAGTTTTTGGTAACGAGCCTTAGTGACATCAATTTCTGCACCAAATCCTGTTCCCATGGCTGTGAAAAGGCTTCGAATTTCTTCGTTGGCAAGGATTTTATCCATGCTAGCTTTTTCAACGTTCAAGATCTTACCACGAATTGGAAGGATAGCCTGAAACTCACGGTTACGACCAGATTTGGCTGATCCACCAGCTGAGTCTCCTTCAACGATGAAGAGTTCGGTTTCAGCTGGGTTGTTTGAAGAACAGTCTGCTAGTTTTCCTGGCAAATTGGAAATTTCCAAACCAGATTTCTTGCGAGTGACTTCACGCGCACGCTTGGCAGCTACACGAGCCTTGGCAGCCAAAATCCCTTTTTCCACGATACGCTTGGCGATCTGTGGATTTTCCATGAGGAAATCAGAGAAGGCATCGCTGAAGAGGCGATTGGTAATCTTGACTACTTCACTATTCCCCAGTTTGGTCTTGGTTTGTCCTTCAAACTGCGGGTTTGGATGCTTAACTGAGATAACTGCAGTCAAGCCTTCACGGACATCTTCCCCTGTTAGGTTATCTTCATTGTCTTTTAGCAGTTTATTCTTGCGAGCATAATCATTGATAACACGTGTCAGCGCTGTACGGAAACCTTGCTCATGCGTACCACCTTCATGGGTGTGAATGTTATTGGCGAAACTCATGACGTTTTCGTGGTAACCGGTTGTGTACTGCATGGCTACTTCAACTGTGATATCATCCATCTCACCGTCTGTGTAGATTGGTGTATCAAAGATAACATCCTTGTTCTCGTTGATATATTCAACGTAGCTAGCAATCCCACCCTCATAGTGGTAATGTTTAGTCTGTTCGAGACCTTCACGCTTATCTGTGATGGAGATTTGAAGACCTCGGTTCAAAAAGGCTAGTTCTTGAATACGTTTGTTTAATTTTTCAAAGTCAAAAGTTGTTGTTTCTGTAAAAATCTCTGGATCTGGTGTGAAGTGAACTGTTGTTCCCGTTTTATCCGTATCTCCAACCACCTCAAGATCAGCAACAACATGACCACGACGGTATTCTTGGTAATGAATCTTACCGTTTTTATGGACATGAACATCTAGTTGAGTTGAAAGAGCGTTTACTACTGATGAACCTACACCGTGCAATCCACCTGAAACCTTGTATCCGCCACCGCCGAATTTTCCTCCAGCGTGAAGAACTGTAAAGACGGTCTCAACAGCGGGACGTCCTGTTTTTTCCTGAATATCAACAGGAATTCCACGCCCATCATCCACAACGGTGATGGAATTATCAGGCTCTATAAAGACTTGGATGTGACTGGCAAATCCAGCTAGGGCTTCGTCAATTGAGTTATCAACGATTTCCCATACTAGATGGTGAAGACCTTCTTTTGAAGTCGATCCAATATACATACCTGGACGCATACGAACAGCTTCAAGTCCCTCCAAAACTTGAATTTGACTGGCATCATAATCCTGTGCCTGTTGATTTTTGATTTCTTCTGTCATTTTTTCCCTTTTCTTACATGTCTATTGCTTGTCTCAATGTCGCAACGTTATTAAAAAGATAGGCATCTAAGCCAGCAGCTTTACCTGCTTCTACATCAATATTTCTGTCACCAATGACCAAACCAGATGTAATATGATATTTATCACGTAAATAAATCATGGACTCAGGATCTGGTTTCCGTTTAAAGCCAGAACTGGCAGTCACCACCTCGGTGAAGTAGTTCGCTATCTGGGTCTTAGCAAGAAGTTCTAGAACTTGGTCATTTCGATGAGAAACCAAGAAATGGCGGCCACCCTTGTCCGAAATGTCTTTGAGTAATTCTGGAATTCCCTCAAACAAAACTGGATGTTCTAGCTCACGCGCTTCATTTTCTTTGTAGTTCTCTAAAAAATCCTCGATATCTGGTGCAAACTTCTCGATGGCAAAAGCTGTCGAAACCTTCAAAGCTTCGTAGACACGGTCGTGTTCTTGCTCTATTCCATATTGGGCTAAGGTTTCTACAAAGGCTGCAGTAGAAGTCTCATAATTATCCAATAGGGTACCACCTAAATCCCATATATAGTCGTGATATTTCATACCCTTCATTATACCATTTTTTTATGAAAAAAGCGATGATTTCCTAGATTTTTCGGCTCTATAATTTCTATAGAGAGTAAAACACTATTGCATCGATGGAGCCTTTTTGTGAAGAATAGCTCCTCTATGAATAATAAAGCAAAATCTTTCCTATCTCAAATGTACAAATTAAAAAATAGAAACTACTAACAACCGCGTCATTATTCGCAAACGAAACGCTTTTGGATTTCCAAACTTTAAAAATAGAACCCTCATTGCTTTGAATACCACAATAGAGTGCAGAAAAAGATTATTCCAATATGGAATCTCTTGTTAATTCATTACAGTTTCCAATGATTCCATCTTTCTTTTCAATTGTAATTTATTCTCCAAACAAGCAAAAAACGATAACGTCCTTTTAAGGTGTTATCGTTTTTGTATATCATCAGATAAAGTTTGATTTTTATTGAGCTAAATTCGATTAGTTTCTTCCGAAGTTTTGACCTCTACCATCGCGGTCAAAATACATCCAACTTCCATCTTCAAGTTGAATCCATTTGCTTCGAGCCATATCTCCTGAATTGACATCGAAATATCGACTAACCCCATTCACATCAACAACTTTTCCTTTGACTTGCTTGCCGTCTTGCGTGAAATAGAGAGTCTGTTGACCAACCTGCTGCAAGCCTGTCACTGCTTTTCCAGCTTGGTCAAAATAGTACCACTCATTTTGGGAACCTTCGACAAACTTGTTGGTTGCCATCTCTCCTGAGTTAGCATCAAAGTAACGGATACTCTTATCTGAAAGTGTCACGATTTTACCCTTGACTTGCTTGCCATCTTGGTCAAAGTAAAGTGTTTGTTTGCCAATCTTTTGAAGGCCTGTCACTGCTTTTCCAGTTTGGTCAAAGTAATACCATTCGTTCTTGGCACCTTCTGCAAACTTGCCAACTGCCATTTCTCCTGAGTTAGCATCAAAGTAACGGATGGATTTATCAGCTAAAGTTACTACTTTCCCCTTGACTTGCTTGCCATCTTGGTCAAAGTAAAGTGTTTGTTTGCCAATCTTTTGAAGACCTGTCACTGCTTTTCCAGTTTGGTCAAAGTAATACCATTCGTTCTTGGCACCTTCTGCAAACTTGCCGACTGCCATTTCTCCTGAGTTAGCATCAAAATAACGGATACTCTTATCTGAAAGTGTCACGATTTTACCCTTGACTTGCTTGCCATCTTGGTCAAAGTAAAGTGTTTGTTGACCAATCTTTTGAAGACCTGTCACAGCAACTCCATCTGCTCCAAAATAGTACCAATCACTTGGGTTATCACCCTGAGCAAAACGATTGATAACAGCATTTCCTGAATCCTTGTCAAAGTAACGAAGTTTGCCATCCTTAGCACTCACAATCTTGCCCTTAACCTGATAGCCGTTTTCATCAAAGAATTGCTGTCCATCTCCTATCTTGACAAGACCTCGAGCCATAACGCCCTTGGCATCAAAGTAACGCCAGTTTTCACCATCAGTAGTGTAGTAACGGTTGAGAACTTGGGCACCAGTTTGATCATAGTAGTACTGATTACCATTTTCATCTTCACGGATAGAATCACGAAGTTGAATACCATTCTTCAAGAAATAAACGTGCTTGCCATCAATTTCATGAGCACCTGTTACAAGATAACCTCGTTTATCGAAGTAATACCAATTTCCATTTTCATCTTGGATAAAGGAATTTTTAGCTTGATAACCACTAGTTGAATAGAACTTAGTACCATTGGCATCACTAACAAATCCTGTGTAAGCATTCTTATTAACTAATTGCTTAGGCAATACGATCTCGCCATTTTTGTTAGTGAGGTAGTCGTTGCTAGCCCAGTCTTTAAGAACATAGTAAGCACCACGACCTAAGATATTGGTACCATTGAAGTACTTAGCCGACCACTTGGTAATCTTCTCATCTGTTGTCATTTTTTGACCATTGGAAATCTGTACTCGTTCAAAGATTTCTGGATATTTAGCTTTAAGCTCATCCAAGAAGGCTCCACCGTACTTACCTTGGAAATCAGTCCCATTGGTCTTACTATTAGCTACATAGAGTTTTTCCTTAATTTCTGCGCCTTCACGGTAGGTTCCATAGTTGTTGACACGTGTTGCTGTTACTACTTCCTTACCTGGTAGGTTATAGATTTGATCTGGTACCCAGTCCGCGATGGCTTGGATATTGACACTGTGAAGCGCACGGAGAGCATTGAGCAAATCTTTTAAAGAACCATATTTATTGTTCTTACTCATGGCCATATCGTAGCGGTCTTCAAAGGCATAACCATTCTGAATGATAGAATCTAAGAAAGTACCGTCTTGGCTAGATACATACTGAGGTGGTAGCTCAAATGAAGTTACTCCCCATTCCTTGAAGAGGTTGACATTTTTAGCAATGACTTTATTGGTATATTGGTCATCGCGTGTTGCAAAGTCCTGGAAGTTAGAAAATCCTTCGTAAATCAACTGAGAATCAAGGGCTGCGCTAGATTCGTAAACCTGACCACTGGCATTTTTCTTCTTGCTTGCTGTTGTACGAGCATCCTGATCTGCCTTAGCGCCAACTGGTACCCAAACAGCCAGATATCCAGAAACCTGTACATTGCTGTAGCCTGCAATATCATTCATATCAAAGGTTAAAATACCATTAGCATCTGTCTTCTTCCAGAGCGATTGCGGCACTTCTTCGTCAGTTAGATAGCGGGAAATACCATCTTTGGTCGTCAAAAGCACAGGGCGATAGTATTGATTCTTATGGGCTGCTCCCATATTGACTTGCAGTTTATCCCACGCATTTAACTTGAGGTTAGGGTTGTTTGAAGCAATAACAGCCATCCCTTGAGTACGAGTTTCTGCTGTTCCTTCATCTGTTGCTTCATTAGCACCCGTACCGTAGCGCACAGAAGTCAAAATACCATTGTAAGACCATTTATCAGCCTCACGAGGTACACCCATATAAGTGACTTTCATGTCTTGTCCACCTGCTACATACTTAATACGAGCACGCAACAAGGCATCGATAGCGTCGTGGTAAGGAGATTTTTTCTCCATGTATTGACCATCATCGGTATAGAGATCACCATAGTAGACCCGAGTGATAGAGTCTTTATTGGAGAGCATGAGAGCATGAGCAGTTGGGATGTTGAACTGCGTATATTTCTTGTCCGCCTTGCGCATATCTTCGTTGTAGATCTTGAAGGCTTGCTTGAGTTCATCCATGGTAAAGGTCAAACCATCCGTATTTGGATTGATATTTTCTCGAATGATGTCGGCAATAACAGTTTGTACTTCACTATCATGAGCCCGAACAAAGATATAGTTAGCCATTCGTTCGCCATTTTTCTTTTCAGAAGAACGGTCATTTAGACTATTTGTAATCGTTGGCTCTACTCCGCTACGGATAGATAGATTACGCATGAATGAATAAAGCAAGGACAAGCGTAGCTTGTTGTCAATTGCTAGTTGAGCACCCTTAGTATCTTTGTTGTAGTCAGGATCGTTATCAGACCAAGCTTCCAAGATAGACAAATGCTTAATAGCTTCTTCTTCACTTTCTCCAACCTTGTAGCGAGACTTGAAGTAGTCAGATGCGATTTGGAGCAAGTCTGCGTTGACATTGTCCACCGCATCGACACGAACTCCATCAAAATTAGCAGTCGGATCATTGGCTACGATGCTTCCAAAGTTCATCATAAAATGCAACCAGTTGAGTTGTTCGGCCTGAACAGCTGGATTAGAATTGTCAAAGTCGCTAGAGAGCAAGAACTCATAACCACCGTTTGACTTGTCAATGAAGTACTTAGGTGTACCTGTTTGACTAGTAGGGGTACGGTTAAGCAGACGGAACTTAGAGTCAGCATGAGAGCTCTTCTCATTATTAGTATAAAGCAAAGCTCCACCCTGCAAGTGGTCCTTTTTAGTACCAGTTGTTTCAGACTCTGACTTGATATTCCAGTTTGGCTGGGTTTTGACAAAGGCACCCATCAGCGTTCTCAACCATTTGGTATCGCCTTCTTTACCAATTTTTTCCTCAATTTTGCGCTGAACCTGCTGAGAAGCTCCTGTCAGGAGAGCTTGTTCAACTTTGTTTTCAAAAGCACCTGCTCCCAGACCTTGCTGGTTCATATAGTTGAGGTAATTAATCTGAGTACGTTTATCAGGCCACCAAGCCATCAAAAGAGGACGTAAGTCTGTTTCTGTCGAAGCCGTCCATGTTTTTCCATCTTTTAAGATGAACTTTGGACGATACCAGCTATCTGCTGTCAAATAACCGTCTACAGTTTCAATATCCTTGTCAGTCGTACCATAGAAAGCATTCTTTTGGGAGAATTCATTATTGAGACTGCTGGTTCCTTGTTGGAACTGATATTCATTTGAATCAACTAAGGCACCAGTTTCTGCATCAAAATAAAGTATTCTACCATTAAGTTCAACTGCAAAGTTCTTTTTAACTGTACCATCGTCCTGAACATAGTAATTTTTACCATCAATGGTCTTAATATGAGATAGGACATCATCATCATGGTCAGCATTTACAGGTGCAGGTTGAGCCTGATCTGCCACCATTCTTTCAGCTACTGCTCCTTGTTTTTGAGCAGGTTCGGGCAAGCGATCTTTCTTTGCAACCTTTGGATTTGCAACAATCTTGTCTTCAACAGCCGATTTTTCTCGTTTGTCGCCTTCTTGGTCTTGGGCAGTTGTTGGCCCTGCTTGTTTATTCTGCTCTGCTACTTCTGTTTTAGGAGTTTCTGTGATTGCATTAGCAGCTTTAACTTCTTCTGCAACAGCAGCCTTTTCTGTAGATGCTTCTTTCGTATCTGCTGGTTTAGCAGGCTCTTGAGCATTGGTTTGAACTGTTGCTTCCGTATTTTCTGCTGGTTTAGCAGGTTTTTCACTAGCAGCAACATCGCCTGTCACCTTGTCTGCAGGGGTTGCTTTTTCTGCTTCTTTCTCAGAAGCTACGTTAGCTTGGGCTGGAGTTTGCTGACCCGGACCACTAGTCTGAGCTGTAGCAGGTTCTTGAACCACAACCTGCTTTACATCATCCGCATGGACAACGCCTGGTTCTAGACCAAGTACCTTTGGTGCTACAATAAGGGCCAAGGTAGTCAAAGCAATGGCTACCCAGTTTTTCTTAACTTTATGCATCTTATAATGAATCTTTTTCTCCATCATAAAACCTCCTTCTGAATTTAGTATAAAGTTATGCCCTTATTCTAGTATATTTTTCAAAATGATCTTTTTTTGTTGCACATCTACAACTATGAAAGGCAAATTCTTTCAAACTGTTCTTTAAGCTTTTGGGCAACACCAAAGGAATCTAAAAATTCAAAAAAAGATAGGCATTGCTCGATATCACTGAGAGCATTAGTATTCCCGACCTTATAGGCATACAGAGCCCTATGATACTTAATCAGCGTTCGATCATATAGATCTGTTTCAGGGATTTTAGAGTGGTCGAGATAATTGAGAAACCTCATAGCAACTAGCAGATGGTTTCCTTCTATACAGACGCTAATGACATTAAGTAGCATCTTGATAATACGGCGGCGATTTTCAGGTAGGTTGTTATAAAACTGGGTACGATTGATCATCTCACTAGCGAAGGTTTCCAACGTTTCCAAGGTCATCAAATCAACACTGTTTGTAAAAAGCCAGAGTTCATAACGTCCCCACTCCTCAACAGAAAAGAGATGATCCGTCAGGAATTCTATATCCTTCTTGCTAATCTGAAAATCTGAGCAACAGGAAGACAGAAGAGCTCTGACAATGATCGTATTGAGTTTATAGTTTTTCTTCTCAGGAAACTGTTCGGTCAAAGCTTCTGAGCTTGACAAAATATTTTGGAGCTTGACAACATTGTTTTCCTGATATGCATCAGCTACTTTTTTTGAAAACAGCACATCATCTGAATCAATGTAATTATGGTAAACATACTGAAACTCCTCTAGGGAAACGGCCATATTTTTTAAACAGCAATAAAAAGAATCAAGTGTGATCCCATTAACTCCCCGTTCAAAACGGGATAGCTGAGCTACGGAAATATCACCAGCAGCTACCTCTTTCAGGGACATTTTTTTTGATTCTCTAATGACTTTGAATATTTTTCCAAATGCTTTCAACATATCACTCCCCCAGTTTCGTATATGCAAAAAATTCTTACTAATTTTAATATACTAGTAACATGTTTCAATTATATTACAGAGAAAGTACTTTATATTTCAAATTAATACAAGCAGATTAATTCGCATGATAAGACCGTTTAATATAGCATTTATTGAATATTATATCTTTTCATGAATCTATTGATTTCAGTAGAAATCTGAACTATTCTATCTAACAACTTGAAAACACTAACATTTCTAGAGATAGATTCCTTCTTATGTTAAACGAATCTTGATTGATTTATAAAAGTTTGATATAAAATCGCAAGACAATCATATGAAACATTTTTTAGACATGGAGTAAATTAAAAAACGAGAGCCGAACTCTCGTCTTACTGTTGATTTCCAAAGACATCTCGATAGAGCATGCCGTCTCGTAAACTTTCAGCATCTCCTCCTAATTGCTCTACCAATTCATAGGCAAAGGCAAGTGCGGTTGACGGTCCTCGGCTAGTTGTTAGATTGCCATCCACAACTACTGTTTGCTTTTGATAAATTCCGTCAGTAATTTGCTCCTGAACTCCGTCATAACAAGTAAAGTGCTTGTCTTTCAGGACACCTGCTTGATGAAGAGCGATTGGGGCTGCACAGATGGCAGCAATTTTCTTTCCTGCTTGGTTAAAGGCTTTAATCTGTGAAATGAGCGCTTGATTATCTCGTAGGTGAGCTGAGCCTGGCATACCACCTGGAAGAACTACCAAGTCATAGTCGGACAAATCACCATCAAAGATACGGTCAGCTTTTACCTGAATGTCATGTGACCCTGTCACCTGCTCTTCAAATCCTACCATATCACAAGAAATGTTTGCTCGACGCAAGACATCGACTACTGTCAAGGCTTCAATTTCTTCAAAACCCTGGGCTAAAATAACTGCTACTGTTGCCATAGTGGCCTCCTTATTTGATTTGTTTTAGGACGACTTTCTTTCGTTTGAATGGAACTTTTCCACTTTTCTCTTCTGCTAGATTGGTCTGGTAACTCATAGACAAGAGGAGACCGACACCGATGAGGTTACTAATAATTGCGGATCCCCCTTGAGAAATAAATGGCAGAGGAATCCCTGTCAAAGGAAGTAAGCCTGTCACGGCACCGATATTTTCAAAGATATGGAAGAGCAACATCATGATAAAACCAGTCGAAATGTAGGTGTAGAACTGGTTATTTGACCTGAGCGTAATCTTCAACATACGGTAGATGAGAAGCAAGTATAAAGCAACCACAAAGACTGAACCAATAAAGCCAAAGTCTTCAGCAATTACGGTGAAAATCATATCGCTCTCGCGTACTGGAATGAGGAGATTGGACACATTGAAACCTTGTCCAAACAAGCCACCACTTCCAATCGCAATTTGTCCCTGCGCCTGTTGATATGTTGTTGTTTGTGCAAAGTCAAAGGGATTGAGCCAAGCCAAGATGCGGTTGATCTGGTAAGTTGGCATCCCAATCTGATGCAAGAAGGCACGTCCATCCTTGCTTATAAAGATGGCCATAAAACCTACAACTGCAGTCACTCCTGTCGCAAAAACCGGAATGATGATCTTCCACGAAACACCTGAAAGGAGAACCATACCGGAAAAAATAGCTACAAAGACCAAGGCAGTCCCCAAGTCACTTTGTAGGGCTAAGAGTATCAAGACTGGTATGGTAAAGGCGATCATCCAACCAATCAGTAGGAAATCCAAGGGAATAGTCCGTCTCCATTCCTTGTGTTTTTGAGTGAATCTTACAATGGCTCGAGCCAACATCAAGATATAGGAAATCTTCATGAATTCCGATGGCTGGAAAAGTGTCGTTCCACCAATCGATACCCAGTTCTTGGCACCTGTTGACGCTACAAGATTTGGATTGTAGAAAACAAGAGGTAGGATCATCAAAGCTAGCCCTAGACCATAAAGATAGGGAGTCACCTTCCATAAAAACTCGGTATTAAAGAACATGACCACAAAACCAATGACAAGGCCCAAGGAAATCCAAGCGATTTGCTGACCTAGAATTAGTAATACATTATTTGGATAGTCATGACTAACTGCTATATAAATGGCCACTACTCCAATCACCAGTAAACAAAACACTGGTAGGAGGAGGCTATAATCGACTCGAGAGTCGAAGGAACGTTTCATATTTTTTA comes from Streptococcus oralis and encodes:
- the gyrB gene encoding DNA topoisomerase (ATP-hydrolyzing) subunit B, encoding MTEEIKNQQAQDYDASQIQVLEGLEAVRMRPGMYIGSTSKEGLHHLVWEIVDNSIDEALAGFASHIQVFIEPDNSITVVDDGRGIPVDIQEKTGRPAVETVFTVLHAGGKFGGGGYKVSGGLHGVGSSVVNALSTQLDVHVHKNGKIHYQEYRRGHVVADLEVVGDTDKTGTTVHFTPDPEIFTETTTFDFEKLNKRIQELAFLNRGLQISITDKREGLEQTKHYHYEGGIASYVEYINENKDVIFDTPIYTDGEMDDITVEVAMQYTTGYHENVMSFANNIHTHEGGTHEQGFRTALTRVINDYARKNKLLKDNEDNLTGEDVREGLTAVISVKHPNPQFEGQTKTKLGNSEVVKITNRLFSDAFSDFLMENPQIAKRIVEKGILAAKARVAAKRAREVTRKKSGLEISNLPGKLADCSSNNPAETELFIVEGDSAGGSAKSGRNREFQAILPIRGKILNVEKASMDKILANEEIRSLFTAMGTGFGAEIDVTKARYQKLVLMTDADVDGAHIRTLLLTLIYRYMKPILEAGYVYIAQPPIYGVKVGSEIKEYIQPGADQEIKLQEALARHSEGRSKPTIQRYKGLGEMDDHQLWETTMDPEHRLMARVSVDDAAEADKIFDMLMGDRVEPRREFIEENAVYSTLDV
- the ezrA gene encoding septation ring formation regulator EzrA, producing the protein MSNGQLIYLMVAIAVILILAYVTAIFLRKRNVSRLTALEERKEELYNLPVNDEVEAVKNMHLIGQSQVTFREWNQKWVDLSLNSFADIENHLFEAESYNNSFRFFKATHKIDQIESQIGLIEEDIAAIRNALSELEKQESKNSGRVLHALDLFESLQHTVAEDSEKYGKALPEIEKQLENIQSEFSQFVTLNSSGDPVEAAAILDSTENHILALTHIVERIPALVETLTKELPDQLADLEEGYRKLLDANYHFTETDIESRFQLLHESLKNNQENIRQLELDNAEYENNRIQEEINALYDIFTREIAAQKVVESLLATLPTYLNHLKENNQVLVQDLERLTKTYLLPESDGNHVRRLQAELAALDTAILEVTEDQGEPTQAFSVLEEQLEMLQSNLKDIEDEQISVSERLAQIEKDDLNARQKANVYVNRLHTIKRYMEKRNLPGIPQSFLKLFFTASHNTEDLMAELEQPQVNIESVKRILEVATNDMEALETETYDIVQYATLTEQLLQYSNRYRSFDERIQEAFNEALEIFEKEFDYQASFEKISQALEVAEPGVTNRFVTSYEKTRETIRF
- a CDS encoding HAD-IA family hydrolase, translating into MKYHDYIWDLGGTLLDNYETSTAAFVETLAQYGIEQEHDRVYEALKVSTAFAIEKFAPDIEDFLENYKENEARELEHPVLFEGIPELLKDISDKGGRHFLVSHRNDQVLELLAKTQIANYFTEVVTASSGFKRKPDPESMIYLRDKYHITSGLVIGDRNIDVEAGKAAGLDAYLFNNVATLRQAIDM